The following coding sequences are from one Triticum dicoccoides isolate Atlit2015 ecotype Zavitan chromosome 4A, WEW_v2.0, whole genome shotgun sequence window:
- the LOC119286689 gene encoding B3 domain-containing protein Os03g0620400-like isoform X2, translating into MASCFQPPSEIFGAFPPSEPCDHHVLNAEPNPRHVQTQVEFDYTMSTGCYLTKSQDEKVVEIARKIRSEIPLYVAIMKKLNVNVKDCSINIPLRLVSHLKEEAGSAIIKLEAPGGNIYNVRASKHSEDQVVLQSDWDAFVAANHIQLNDLLIFHSKGKTSLKVLALDPSGCEKNSSCFDTKKISKTGEGSVQITDARPCTVEIIDLTSSDDDHTEREDAGRSSGRRKQVPGSHAKARKMASASSPSTKSGSDTHKLKHPISNNDNLQGPSRPPYILARGVTLTGRVEKKVQEKVQAIGSELPIYVAVMTKSCVGGNLFSLEFCAEYASTLPSRDQTLILELEDKDWHTTLHIKGSRKIIYRGWSKFACDNNLQLGDICLFKMAERRTRGLAMRVHFICKSGVFL; encoded by the exons ATGGCTTCCTGCTTTCAACCACCTTCAGAGATCTTTGGAGCCTTTCCTCCCAGTGAGCCTTGTGATCATCATGTGCTGAATG CTGAACCTAATCCAAGACATGTTCAGACGCAAGTTGAGTTTGACTATACCATGTCAACTGGATGCTATCTAACCAAATCACAAGATGAGAAAGTTGTAGAAATAGCCCGCAAAATAAGGTCTGAGATTCCTTTGTATGTGGCAATCATGAAGAAACTTAATGTCAACGTGAAGGACTGCTCTATC AACATACCATTGAGGCTTGTGAGCCATTTAAAAGAGGAGGCAGGTAGTGCTATTATCAAACTAGAAGCCCCTGGTGGTAACATATACAATGTTCGAGCTAGCAAGCACAGCGAGGATCAAGTTGTCCTCCAATCTGATTGGGATGCTTTTGTAGCTGCTAATCACATACAGTTGAACGACCTCCTCATTTTCCATAGCAAGGGAAAAACTAGTCTCAAAGTTCTCGCACTGGACCCAAGTGGCTGTGAGAAAAACTCATCATGCTTCGACACAAAAAAAAtctccaagactggtgaaggttcaGTTCAGATTACTGATGCACGCCCTTGTACAGTTGAAATTATTGATCTGACCAGCTCTGACGATGATCACACTGAGAGAGAAGATGCTGGAAGATCatctgggaggcggaagcaggtacCAGGTTCTCATGCAAAAGCTCGGAAGATGGCTTCGGCGTCATCCCCATCTACAAAATCAG GATCTGATACTCACAAGCTGAAACATCCCATCTCCAACAATGACAATCTTCAGGGGCCTTCTAGGCCTCCCTATATTTTAGCTAGAGGGGTAACTCTAACCGGCCGTGTGGAGAAGAAAGTTCAGGAGAAAGTCCAAGCAATTGGATCTGAACTTCCTATCTATGTGGCAGTGATGACCAAAAGCTGTGTTGGTGGCAACCTCTTTTCTCTG GAATTCTGCGCGGAATATGCTTCAACTCTTCCAAGCAGAGATCAAACTCTCATACTTGAGCTGGAGGACAAGGATTGGCACACGACATTACACATCAAAGGAAGTAGGAAGATCATTTACAGAGGCTGGTCAAAGTTTGCCTGTGACAATAACCTGCAGCTGGGAGATATCTGCCTCTTCAAAATGGCAGAGCGGCGCACGAGAGGCCTTGCGATGAGGGTCCATTTCATTTGCAAGTCGGGCGTATTTCTGTAG
- the LOC119286689 gene encoding B3 domain-containing protein LOC_Os12g40080-like isoform X1 produces the protein MNGDCENCAFWRDHYYWEHMGDEKKQFSAVAKGDFKNSIRIPRELSTHLRSRISDTIKLDTPNGRTYDVVVTWEFGELVLRSGWDAFVTAHHIEENDTFLFIYHGNSNFEIHIFNSRSCEKMASCFQPPSEIFGAFPPSEPCDHHVLNAEPNPRHVQTQVEFDYTMSTGCYLTKSQDEKVVEIARKIRSEIPLYVAIMKKLNVNVKDCSINIPLRLVSHLKEEAGSAIIKLEAPGGNIYNVRASKHSEDQVVLQSDWDAFVAANHIQLNDLLIFHSKGKTSLKVLALDPSGCEKNSSCFDTKKISKTGEGSVQITDARPCTVEIIDLTSSDDDHTEREDAGRSSGRRKQVPGSHAKARKMASASSPSTKSGSDTHKLKHPISNNDNLQGPSRPPYILARGVTLTGRVEKKVQEKVQAIGSELPIYVAVMTKSCVGGNLFSLEFCAEYASTLPSRDQTLILELEDKDWHTTLHIKGSRKIIYRGWSKFACDNNLQLGDICLFKMAERRTRGLAMRVHFICKSGVFL, from the exons ATGAACGGGGATTGTGAGAACTGTGCTTTCTGGAGGGATCATTACTATTGGGAACACATGGGTGACGAGAAGAAGCAATTTTCTGCTGTAGCCAAGGGTGATTTCAAGAACAGCATC CGTATACCACGAGAACTTTCAACCCATTTGAGGAGTAGGATCTCCGACACCATTAAACTCGACACTCCTAATGGTAGGACATATGATGTTGTGGTGACCTGGGAGTTCGGCGAGCTAGTTCTTCGGTCTGGCTGGGATGCATTTGTTACTGCACACCATATAGAAGAAAATGACACATTCTTGTTCATCTACCATGGGAACTCCAACTTTGAGATTCATATATTTAATTCACGCAGTTGCGAGAAGATGGCTTCCTGCTTTCAACCACCTTCAGAGATCTTTGGAGCCTTTCCTCCCAGTGAGCCTTGTGATCATCATGTGCTGAATG CTGAACCTAATCCAAGACATGTTCAGACGCAAGTTGAGTTTGACTATACCATGTCAACTGGATGCTATCTAACCAAATCACAAGATGAGAAAGTTGTAGAAATAGCCCGCAAAATAAGGTCTGAGATTCCTTTGTATGTGGCAATCATGAAGAAACTTAATGTCAACGTGAAGGACTGCTCTATC AACATACCATTGAGGCTTGTGAGCCATTTAAAAGAGGAGGCAGGTAGTGCTATTATCAAACTAGAAGCCCCTGGTGGTAACATATACAATGTTCGAGCTAGCAAGCACAGCGAGGATCAAGTTGTCCTCCAATCTGATTGGGATGCTTTTGTAGCTGCTAATCACATACAGTTGAACGACCTCCTCATTTTCCATAGCAAGGGAAAAACTAGTCTCAAAGTTCTCGCACTGGACCCAAGTGGCTGTGAGAAAAACTCATCATGCTTCGACACAAAAAAAAtctccaagactggtgaaggttcaGTTCAGATTACTGATGCACGCCCTTGTACAGTTGAAATTATTGATCTGACCAGCTCTGACGATGATCACACTGAGAGAGAAGATGCTGGAAGATCatctgggaggcggaagcaggtacCAGGTTCTCATGCAAAAGCTCGGAAGATGGCTTCGGCGTCATCCCCATCTACAAAATCAG GATCTGATACTCACAAGCTGAAACATCCCATCTCCAACAATGACAATCTTCAGGGGCCTTCTAGGCCTCCCTATATTTTAGCTAGAGGGGTAACTCTAACCGGCCGTGTGGAGAAGAAAGTTCAGGAGAAAGTCCAAGCAATTGGATCTGAACTTCCTATCTATGTGGCAGTGATGACCAAAAGCTGTGTTGGTGGCAACCTCTTTTCTCTG GAATTCTGCGCGGAATATGCTTCAACTCTTCCAAGCAGAGATCAAACTCTCATACTTGAGCTGGAGGACAAGGATTGGCACACGACATTACACATCAAAGGAAGTAGGAAGATCATTTACAGAGGCTGGTCAAAGTTTGCCTGTGACAATAACCTGCAGCTGGGAGATATCTGCCTCTTCAAAATGGCAGAGCGGCGCACGAGAGGCCTTGCGATGAGGGTCCATTTCATTTGCAAGTCGGGCGTATTTCTGTAG
- the LOC119286688 gene encoding zinc finger CCCH domain-containing protein 43-like: MPTMNGPPRIFKVSEHQKNLAELTTMFDKTHVTIATSAILGEHIEDPTALFEVEDDNNYLELEDNNDLESNKAPGQKTKEVEKQRAAAIAASPKKKRKQQKNPKVQESRHLANIMAGSTSVTYSTDVPRGHGIKDVIKLAVQSGAKECSDLFFMATKLFMNVDYREMFSALETNEGRLDWLNRMHEEMKKN, translated from the exons ATgccgacaatgaatg GCCCACCCAGAATATTTAAAGTGTCGGAGCACCAGAAAAACCTTGCTGAGCTTACCACCATGTTTGACAAGACTCATGTGACGATTGCAACTTCTGCGATCCTAGGTGAGCATATAGAAGACCCCACTGCTCTCTTTGAGGTTGAGGATGACAACAATTATCTGGAACTGGAAGACAACAATGATCTGGAAAGCAACAAGGCACCTGGCCAGAAAACAAAGGAAGTTGAAAAGCAGAGGGCTGCTGCCATTGCTGCTAGTCCAAAGAAGAAACGAAAGCAACAAAAGAACCCTAAGGTTCAGGAGTCCAGGCATCTGGCAAACATAATGGCTGGTAGCACTTCGGTGACATATTCTACTGATGTTCCAAGAGGCCATGGGATTAAAGACGTCATCAAGTTGGCTGTGCAATCTGGGGCGAAGGAATGCAGCGATCTGTTCTTCATGGCCACCAAGCTTTTCATGAATGTGGATTATAGAGAAATGTTTAGTGCTTTGGAGACCAATGAAGGAAGGCTCGATTGGCTGAACAGGATGCATGAAGAGATGAAGAAGAATTAA